ATGGACCTGCCACGCCAGATGGTGCGTGGTATCTCCAAGCAGGGCGGCACCATTTTGGGCACCTCACGGACCAACCCGTTTGAAGGTAATGGTGGCCCGGAAGTCATCAAAGCCAACATGGACCGCCTAGGGATAGATGCAATCATTGCCATTGGCGGCGAAGGAACACTTGCGGCGGCGCGCAGGCTCACGGATGCCGGCCTGAAAATCGTGGGTGTTCCCAAAACCGTTGACAACGACCTTGACGCCACCGATTACACCTTTGGTTTTGATACGGCAGTGCAGATCGCAACCGAGGCCATCGACCGGCTGCGCACCACCGGCGAATCGCACCACCGGTGCATGATCGCCGAGGTTATGGGCCGCCACGTTGGATGGATCGCATTGCATGCCGGCATGGCCACCGGCGCCCACGCTGTCCTGATCCCGGAGCAGAACACCAGCATGGACCAGATCATCGCTTGGGTGAATGAAGCCCACGACCGCGGCCGTGCACCACTGGTGGTTGTGGCTGAAGGATTCGTCCCAGACCACCAGGATTCAGCTCATTCAGAGCGCGGCTTGGATACTTTTGGCCGTCCACGCCTGGGTGGCATCAGCGAGCAGTTGGCCCCGGAAATCGAGGCACGCACTGGGATCGAAACCCGAGCAACCATTCTTGGCCACATTCAGCGCGGCGGCGTGCCTTCGAGTTTTGACCGCGTGCTCGCCACACGTCTGGGCATGGCCGCAGTTGACTCCGTGGTGGAGGAACGCTGGGGAACCATGGTCTCGCTCAAGGGTACCGAGATTGAGCATGTGCCCTTCGAGGCAGCTCTTGGGAACTTGAAAACCGTTCCCCAGCATCGTTACGACGAGGCCGCAATTTTGTTCGGCTAACAGTCACTGGATCTTCTTGCTTTGAGCGCCCTGGCACACACAAGTGCGCCAGGGCGCTAACGTTTAAACCATGACATTCGAGATTTCCTCCGCGCCCATCGTTTTTTTGGCGTGGGAGCGCGGTCTGGGACTACCCGCAGATTCACTCTTAGCCGACACTGGAAATGCGCGGATCATTCATCCGGTGCCGTCACAGACACTGACCTTTATCAGGTTGTGGGACAGATCAATCCTCACCGGACCTGTCCATCTTCTGAGTGCCGCAGATGCCTTTGATGACGACGAACTCAGCGATCACAGTACTATGCTGCGTCTGACCAGGGCCGACGGCGGTCGGGGCATGGGCACGCAGGCGCTGTACTACGCGGACGATCTGGAGCTGCACCAACCCGAAGGAACGGTTCACGTTTCCACAGCCCCGGAGCAGGCTATGGAGTTGGAATCCTTGTGTCCCCCTGACGATGTCAATGACGTTGCGCTGGCAACACGGGCAAATAAGTTCACTGTGATGCAGACAGGCACCCCCGACGCCGGACCCCTTGCCTGTAGCGCCTATGGCGAGTATCAGGGCCTGCTGGCACAGTTGGGAACTTTGGTGGCACCTGAGTTTCGCCGCCAAGGAGTTGGCGCCTTGGCCACAAGCATTGCGGCCCATGAAGCGCTGTCGGCCGGGCTCATTGTGCAGTGGCGGGCAGACGTGAACAACGCCGGCGCCCACGCCTTGGCGACATCGTTGGGACTTAGCGTTGCCGGGTTACAGACTCAGGTGCATCTACAGAGTCACTAAACTCGGCGTAGATGGCAGATACATCACGCGGTTTAGCGAACATAATAGCCATCGCCGCACCCAAAATCACTGCTGCTGCAGGGAGCAGCGTTGACTGGGCCATCGCTGTGGAGAACCCTGCCTGCAAGAATTCCGGCAGTTGCCCGGATACTCCCGTTGCCCCGCCCGCCGCTCCCGCCGGCATTTCTGCCGCCAACCGGGCCGAGATCAGG
This genomic window from Arthrobacter sp. TMP15 contains:
- a CDS encoding 6-phosphofructokinase — translated: MKIGILTSGGDCPGLNAVIRGIVLKGIKVHGHEFVGFRDGWRGVVESDIMDLPRQMVRGISKQGGTILGTSRTNPFEGNGGPEVIKANMDRLGIDAIIAIGGEGTLAAARRLTDAGLKIVGVPKTVDNDLDATDYTFGFDTAVQIATEAIDRLRTTGESHHRCMIAEVMGRHVGWIALHAGMATGAHAVLIPEQNTSMDQIIAWVNEAHDRGRAPLVVVAEGFVPDHQDSAHSERGLDTFGRPRLGGISEQLAPEIEARTGIETRATILGHIQRGGVPSSFDRVLATRLGMAAVDSVVEERWGTMVSLKGTEIEHVPFEAALGNLKTVPQHRYDEAAILFG
- a CDS encoding GNAT family N-acetyltransferase, with protein sequence MTFEISSAPIVFLAWERGLGLPADSLLADTGNARIIHPVPSQTLTFIRLWDRSILTGPVHLLSAADAFDDDELSDHSTMLRLTRADGGRGMGTQALYYADDLELHQPEGTVHVSTAPEQAMELESLCPPDDVNDVALATRANKFTVMQTGTPDAGPLACSAYGEYQGLLAQLGTLVAPEFRRQGVGALATSIAAHEALSAGLIVQWRADVNNAGAHALATSLGLSVAGLQTQVHLQSH